Proteins from one Cicer arietinum cultivar CDC Frontier isolate Library 1 chromosome 3, Cicar.CDCFrontier_v2.0, whole genome shotgun sequence genomic window:
- the LOC101496392 gene encoding Pyruvate dehydrogenase (acetyl-transferring) kinase, mitochondrial-like — translation MAAIEAFSKSLIEEVHKWGCLKQTGVSLRYMMEFGSKPTDKNLLISAQFLQKELAIRIARRAIELETLPYGLSQKPAVLKVRDWYVDSFRDIRSFPEIKNINDEKEFTEVIKAIKVRHNNVVPTMALGVQQLKKGLKPNMVNEDFVEIHQFLDRFYLSRIGIRMLIGQHVELHNPNPPPYVVGYIHTKMSPVEVARNASEDARSICLREYGSAPDINIYGDPDFTFPYVPAHLHLMVFELVKNSLRAVQERYMDSDKVSPPIRIIVADGLEDVTIKISDEGGGIARSGLPKIFTYLYSTARNPLDEHEDLGVADSVTTMAGYGYGLPISRLYARYFGGDLQIISMEGYGTDAYLHLSRLGDSQEPLP, via the exons ATGGCTGCCATTGAAGCATTTTCTAAGAGCTTGATTGAAGAGGTTCATAAATGGGGTTGTTTGAAACAAACTGGTGTGAGTCTGAGGTATATGATGGAATTTGGTTCTAAACCTACTGATAAGAATTTGCTTATTTCTGCACAGTTCCTTCAAAAGGAACTTGCTATTAGGATTGCTAGGAGAGCTATTGAGCTTGAAACTCTTCCCTATGGGTTGTCACAAAAACCTGCTGTATTGAAG GTTAGGGATTGGTATGTGGATTCATTCCGCGATATTCGATCTTTCCCTGAAATCAAGAATATAAATGATGAAAAAGAGTTCACTGAAGTTATCAAGGCCATCAAAGTGAGACACAACAATGTGGTACCTACAATGGCCTTAGGTGTTCAGCAGTTGAAAAAAGGCTTGAAACCAAATATGGTTAATGAAGATTTTGTTGAGATTCATCAGTTCCTTGATCGCTTTTACTTGTCAAGAATTGGAATTCGCATGCTTATAG GGCAGCATGTTGAGTTGCACAATCCCAATCCTCCACCCTATGTTGTGGGTTATATACATACAAAAATGTCTCCTGTCGAGGTGGCGAGAAATGCCAGTGAGGATGCACGCTCTATATGTCTTCGTGAATATGGAAGTGCTCCTGATATCAATATTTATGGTGATCCTGACTTCACTTTTCC GTATGTTCCAGCTCATTTGCATCTTATGGTATTTGAGTTGGTTAAGAACTCATTGCGTGCCGTCCAAGAGCGTTATATGGATTCCGACAAAGTTTCACCTCCCATAAGAATTATAGTTGCTGATGGACTAGAGGATGTTACCATAAAG ATATCAGATGAGGGAGGTGGAATAGCAAGAAGTGGTCTGCCCAAAATTTTTACATATCTGTACAGTACTGCCAGAAACCCATTGGATGAGCATGAAGATCTTGGAGTAGCTGATAGTGTGACAACTATGGCTGGATATGGATATGGCCTTCCTATTAGTCGTTTATACGCTCGGTATTTCGGAGGTGATCTTCAAATAATCTCTATGGAAGGATACG GAACTGATGCATATCTCCATTTGTCTCGTTTGGGAGATTCACAAGAACCTTTACCCTGA